In Tursiops truncatus isolate mTurTru1 chromosome X, mTurTru1.mat.Y, whole genome shotgun sequence, the following proteins share a genomic window:
- the LOC117310336 gene encoding melanoma-associated antigen B3-like, producing MPRGRKSKLRTRERRRQAQSGTQGLMGAQATAAEEEAASSSCPSLGVTTRRKPGAKSRSTLKSPQGALATTTNPAGVSPARSNKGAKGQMKKKHSSSQAPVSAVRSRKGPLRRTASVLVQFLVHMYKMKKPVRKAHMLKFIAKKYQNRFPEILRRASFSMEMLFGVDLKEVDRTKHTYTFVSKMALPNDGTMSRGSGLPKTGLLMYILAVILMKGNCATEENIWEFLNKMRVYAGKRHFIFGEPKKLITQDWVKLKYLEYRQVANSDPARYEFLWGPRAHAETSKMKVLEFLAKVNHTVPSAFQSWYEEALKDEEERAQASGCSSVLSSSSHTESEANSALCG from the coding sequence ATGCCTCGGGGGCGGAAGAGTAAGCTCCGCACCCGTGAGAGACGCCGCCAGGCCCAAAGTGGGACCCAGGGTCTGATGGGTGCTCAGGCCACTGCAGCTGAGGAGGAAGCCGCCTCGTCTTCATGTCCTTCTCTTGGGGTTACTACTCGGAGAAAGCCGGGTGCTAAGTCACGTAGCACTCTCAAGAGTCCTCAGGGGGCCCTAGCCACCACCACTAATCCTGCAGGTGTTTCTCCCGCAAGATCAAACAAAGGAGCCAAAGgccaaatgaagaaaaagcacAGTTCCTCTCAGGCCCCCGTCTCCGCCGTGCGGTCTCGAAAAGGCCCTCTAAGGAGGACAGCGAGTGTGTTGGTGCAGTTCCTGGTGcacatgtataaaatgaaaaagcctGTTAGGAAAGCACATATGCTGAAGTTTATCGCTAAGAAGTACCAAAATCGATTCCCTGAGATCCTCAGAAGAGCTTCCTTCAGCATGGAGATGCTATTTGGTGTTGACTTAAAGGAGGTCGACCGTACCAAGCATACTTATACCTTTGTCAGCAAAATGGCTCTCCCCAACGATGGGACCATGAGCCGTGGCAGTGGGTTACCCAAGACCGGTCTCCTGATGTACATTCTGGCTGTGATCCTCATGAAGGGCAACTGCGCCACAGAGGAGAATATCTGGGAATTCCTGAATAAGATGAGAGTCTATGCTGGGAAGAGGCACTTCATATTTGGGGAGCCCAAGAAGCTCATCACCCAAGATTGGGTGAAGCTGAAGTATTTGGAATACCGGCAAGTGGCCAACAGTGATCCAGCGCGCTACGAGTTCCTGTGGGGCCCGAGAGCACATGCCGAAACCAGCAAGATGAAAGTCCTGGAGTTCCTGGCCAAGGTCAATCACACCGTCCCCAGTGCCTTCCAGTCTTGGTATGAAGAGGCtttgaaagatgaggaagagagagcCCAAGCCAGTGGATGTTCCAGTGTTCTGTCCAGCTCCTCCCACACAGAATCTGAGGCAAATTCTGCACTTTGTGGCTGA